In a genomic window of Nitrospinota bacterium:
- a CDS encoding glycosyltransferase family 1 protein — MRVAIFRELPYDFPGGVSNVLTVLLDYLERQGHEARVFIADNGTAGAAQAPFVGFPTVTTRTWARSRFCLPVPQAARMRRELEAFRPDVMHFLHPLVLGPLGSYCARRLKVARVASFHTLYHDYVAYHGVGFLRRALRWWVQRAFGECEMTLAPSTSVADMLREWGLKRVVVWPRGVSGERFHPRKRSEDFRLAVRGGQGDALPLVLYVGRLGKEKNLETLVAIARLLDGVHWVIVGDGPERGALSEALRGVRHTFTGYLTGEDLATAYASSDLFFMPSPTEGCPNTVMEAFASGLPVVGVAAYGTGDLIAESGAGLTYPPDDIAEALHKVKALLDDPSLTATLAARGRAFAESRSWDTMMAQLLKHYDKAQVLNELAAYAP; from the coding sequence ATGCGAGTGGCTATCTTTCGGGAGCTTCCCTACGATTTCCCTGGTGGGGTCTCAAACGTCCTGACCGTTTTGTTGGACTATCTCGAAAGGCAGGGCCATGAGGCCCGGGTATTTATCGCCGACAATGGGACTGCCGGAGCTGCGCAAGCGCCGTTCGTGGGTTTTCCTACGGTGACGACCAGGACATGGGCGCGCTCCCGGTTCTGCCTGCCGGTGCCCCAGGCGGCCCGGATGAGACGTGAGCTTGAAGCCTTTCGGCCCGATGTGATGCACTTCCTGCATCCACTCGTTTTGGGTCCACTGGGCAGTTATTGCGCCCGCCGGCTCAAGGTCGCCCGGGTCGCCTCCTTCCATACCCTCTACCACGACTACGTTGCCTACCATGGGGTGGGCTTTCTCCGCAGGGCCCTCCGCTGGTGGGTCCAGAGGGCGTTCGGGGAGTGTGAGATGACATTGGCCCCTTCAACGTCGGTGGCAGACATGCTGCGTGAGTGGGGATTAAAACGGGTTGTGGTTTGGCCCCGAGGGGTGTCCGGTGAGCGGTTTCATCCCCGAAAACGAAGCGAAGACTTCCGCTTAGCCGTTCGCGGTGGCCAAGGCGATGCTCTTCCATTGGTCCTCTACGTAGGTCGCCTGGGGAAGGAAAAGAACCTGGAGACTCTCGTAGCCATTGCCCGTCTCTTGGACGGAGTCCACTGGGTCATTGTTGGAGACGGCCCTGAGAGGGGAGCCCTGTCCGAGGCGCTACGTGGCGTCCGTCACACCTTCACCGGCTATCTAACCGGCGAGGACCTTGCAACGGCCTACGCCTCCTCGGACCTCTTCTTCATGCCTTCCCCCACCGAAGGGTGTCCCAACACGGTCATGGAGGCATTCGCCAGCGGCCTTCCGGTGGTGGGGGTCGCGGCCTATGGGACTGGAGACCTCATTGCCGAGAGCGGCGCTGGGCTCACCTATCCCCCGGACGATATCGCCGAGGCCTTACACAAGGTTAAGGCGCTCCTCGATGATCCCTCCTTGACCGCAACCCTTGCTGCGCGGGGCCGGGCCTTCGCCGAGAGTCGCTCCTGGGACACTATGATGGCTCAGCTACTGAAACATTACGACAAGGCTCAGGTCCTCAACGAGTTAGCCGCCTACGCGCCTTGA
- a CDS encoding ABC transporter permease — MTNGLSLELAAVGAIWWRDVIQFLRNKGRSASHLAMPIMWLLLFGVGMNRAFQPGALGGGVSYIQFVYPGIVGMTILFSGLFSAFGIVADQEFGYLKAFLVAPIRPSSMVLGRILSGVTLTVVQALVMVVMAPLVGISLTIPMLLQMVPIIVLFAFTTTAASVALAGLIRSHVGFIVANQFITLPLFFTCGAVFPMVNLPVWMDFLVKINPATYAVDALRLVALTGQGVGLPAVARLGPFLFGRPVGLAADLAITVGFTTLFFALAVRSFSRPLS, encoded by the coding sequence GTGACGAACGGCCTCTCCCTCGAGCTGGCCGCCGTCGGGGCCATCTGGTGGCGGGACGTCATTCAGTTTCTTCGCAACAAAGGTCGCTCGGCCTCTCATCTAGCCATGCCCATAATGTGGCTGCTCTTGTTCGGGGTGGGCATGAATCGCGCCTTCCAGCCCGGCGCCCTAGGCGGTGGTGTTAGCTACATCCAGTTCGTGTATCCCGGCATAGTGGGGATGACGATCCTCTTCAGCGGCCTATTCTCAGCATTCGGGATCGTGGCCGATCAGGAGTTCGGCTACCTTAAAGCCTTCCTCGTGGCCCCCATTCGTCCTTCCAGCATGGTCCTGGGACGGATACTCTCGGGGGTGACCCTTACGGTCGTCCAAGCCCTCGTGATGGTGGTGATGGCCCCTCTCGTGGGCATTTCCCTTACAATACCAATGTTGTTGCAGATGGTCCCGATCATCGTGCTCTTTGCCTTTACCACGACGGCGGCCAGCGTGGCATTGGCCGGGCTGATCAGATCTCACGTCGGGTTTATCGTCGCCAATCAGTTCATTACTCTGCCGCTCTTCTTCACGTGTGGAGCGGTCTTCCCGATGGTTAACCTCCCTGTCTGGATGGACTTCCTCGTCAAGATCAACCCCGCCACCTACGCCGTGGACGCTCTTCGCTTGGTGGCCCTGACGGGCCAGGGCGTGGGCTTGCCCGCCGTGGCTCGGTTGGGCCCGTTCCTCTTCGGCCGGCCCGTGGGACTAGCCGCCGACCTTGCCATCACTGTGGGTTTCACCACCCTCTTTTTCGCATTGGCGGTGCGTTCCTTCTCAAGGCCCCTGTCGTGA
- a CDS encoding ATP-binding cassette domain-containing protein: protein MAAPILVVKDLVKEFNGFRAVDGVSLELYPGEVFAFLGPNGAGKTTTIAMMTTLLKPTSGAITLGDVDVVRSSTAAKSIFGVVFQEAAVDKDLTAFENLWLYGVLYGLSRAERSARIEEMLELVELTDRRDDFVRTFSGGMRRRLEFARGLMTRPRVLFLDEPTLGLDVQSRERIWSYIERIRSDYGIAIFLTTHYLEEAERADRVAIIDHGRLIALDSPEGLKAAYGAASLDEAFLSLTGHGIRDDQLDAASHQRVLRHRRKQ from the coding sequence ATGGCGGCGCCTATCCTTGTCGTTAAGGACTTAGTGAAAGAGTTCAACGGGTTTCGGGCGGTTGATGGCGTCTCGTTGGAACTCTACCCCGGAGAGGTTTTCGCTTTCCTGGGGCCTAACGGGGCGGGTAAGACCACGACCATCGCGATGATGACCACACTGCTAAAGCCCACAAGTGGCGCCATCACTTTGGGCGATGTTGATGTGGTCAGAAGTTCCACGGCGGCGAAGTCTATTTTCGGGGTCGTTTTCCAAGAGGCTGCTGTGGACAAAGACCTCACAGCCTTCGAGAACTTGTGGCTTTACGGCGTCCTATATGGGCTGTCCCGGGCCGAGAGATCTGCTCGAATCGAAGAGATGCTTGAGCTCGTCGAGCTTACCGACCGGCGCGACGACTTCGTAAGAACCTTCTCCGGTGGAATGCGGCGGAGGCTTGAGTTCGCCCGCGGCCTCATGACCCGTCCCCGTGTCCTTTTCCTCGATGAGCCGACCTTGGGCCTCGACGTACAAAGCCGTGAGCGCATCTGGTCCTACATAGAGAGAATTCGCAGCGATTACGGGATCGCCATCTTTCTAACCACCCACTACCTGGAGGAGGCCGAGCGGGCCGACCGGGTAGCAATCATCGATCACGGTCGACTGATCGCCCTCGATTCCCCGGAAGGCCTTAAGGCCGCTTATGGTGCGGCAAGTTTAGACGAGGCCTTCTTGAGCCTAACCGGCCACGGAATTCGTGACGACCAGCTCGACGCTGCAAGCCACCAGAGGGTCTTACGCCATAGGAGAAAGCAGTGA
- a CDS encoding cysteine desulfurase, with protein sequence MRTVYLDHNATTPVDPAVRDAMLPYLEEGFGNPSSLHSFGRTARVALDEARDSVAALVGGDPLSVIFVSSGTEANNLAIRGTAAAHRDRARHLVVSAVEHNSVMETCRAMEADGFRTTIVPVDETGRVEPEAVAEAISDETLLVALMHANNEMGTIQPVEKVAELARERGVPVLVDAVQTVGKIPLDVLAMGCDMVSLSSHKLYGPKGAGALYVRKGLELKALITGGAHELSRRAGTENVPCIVGFGAACRLATERREADEKRTLRLRDRLWKGVAERIPGVFLNGDPVSRLPNTLNVSFEAVEGESVVINLDLKGIAVSTGSACSSGKVTLSPVLLAMGLDEARTRGSVRFSLGRGTTEDDIDHVLDVLPPVIERLRNLG encoded by the coding sequence ATGCGTACAGTATACCTTGATCATAACGCCACGACGCCGGTGGACCCGGCTGTCCGGGATGCCATGCTGCCGTACCTGGAGGAGGGCTTTGGGAACCCCTCGAGCCTTCACTCCTTTGGCCGGACGGCCCGGGTGGCCCTTGACGAGGCCAGAGACTCGGTGGCCGCCTTGGTCGGGGGGGACCCGCTGTCAGTCATCTTTGTAAGCAGCGGCACCGAGGCCAACAACCTTGCCATTAGGGGGACCGCCGCGGCCCACCGCGACCGCGCTCGCCATTTGGTGGTGAGCGCCGTAGAGCACAATTCAGTCATGGAGACCTGTAGGGCTATGGAGGCCGACGGTTTCCGCACGACCATCGTCCCCGTGGATGAAACGGGCCGGGTGGAGCCAGAGGCCGTTGCTGAGGCAATCTCCGACGAGACGCTCCTGGTCGCTCTTATGCATGCCAACAACGAGATGGGGACCATCCAGCCCGTCGAGAAGGTCGCCGAGCTGGCCCGCGAGCGGGGTGTCCCTGTGCTTGTCGACGCGGTCCAAACCGTGGGCAAGATACCCTTGGATGTTCTTGCCATGGGGTGTGACATGGTGAGCCTCTCCTCGCACAAGCTTTACGGGCCTAAGGGCGCGGGGGCTCTATACGTCCGTAAGGGATTGGAGCTCAAAGCCCTCATCACCGGGGGCGCCCACGAGCTTAGCCGCCGGGCGGGCACCGAGAACGTCCCTTGCATCGTCGGGTTCGGGGCGGCCTGCCGTTTGGCGACCGAGCGGCGGGAAGCTGACGAGAAGCGGACGCTGCGCTTACGGGACCGTCTCTGGAAGGGCGTCGCCGAGCGCATTCCAGGAGTGTTTCTCAACGGTGACCCCGTCAGCCGCCTGCCCAATACCCTCAACGTAAGCTTCGAAGCCGTGGAAGGCGAGTCGGTCGTGATCAACCTCGATCTTAAGGGGATAGCTGTCTCGACCGGGAGCGCCTGCTCCTCTGGTAAGGTGACTCTCTCCCCAGTGCTGTTAGCCATGGGTCTTGATGAGGCGCGGACACGGGGCAGCGTCAGGTTCAGCCTGGGGCGGGGGACCACGGAGGACGACATCGACCACGTTCTCGATGTTCTTCCCCCCGTCATTGAGCGGCTGCGGAACCTGGGCTGA
- a CDS encoding bifunctional nuclease family protein, which translates to MSFARILVVTFTIAVLAAAGWAADTSPYGTLVPVKIKGITVDPRNSKPIAVLETTEETARLLPIWIGPFEANAITMQMDEVPTVRPLTHDLIKNILKGVDAKVERIIITKLEKNIFYAVIRLEVDGREITVDSRPSDAIAVALRVNAPIYATEQVLKDAKTIETHEGQEPNLAQNALGITVQALTPAIAEHFSLGEKVGVLVSHVQSNSEAASAGIRRGDIITAIGDHSTDSIQAFQEAIEAASGQTEVDLRLHRGDGRHDLILKLNSTNE; encoded by the coding sequence ATGTCGTTCGCCAGAATCCTAGTTGTTACCTTCACCATTGCGGTATTGGCCGCAGCCGGATGGGCTGCCGATACAAGCCCGTATGGCACGTTGGTACCCGTGAAGATCAAGGGCATTACAGTTGACCCCAGAAATTCGAAGCCCATCGCTGTGCTCGAGACCACCGAGGAGACCGCTCGCCTGCTGCCTATTTGGATCGGCCCCTTTGAAGCCAACGCCATCACCATGCAAATGGACGAGGTCCCCACGGTCCGTCCCCTGACCCACGATCTGATCAAGAACATCCTCAAGGGGGTGGATGCGAAGGTAGAGAGGATCATCATTACGAAGCTGGAGAAGAATATTTTCTACGCCGTCATCCGTCTGGAGGTAGACGGCCGGGAGATCACGGTGGATAGCAGGCCGAGCGACGCCATAGCCGTGGCCCTACGGGTTAATGCCCCCATCTACGCCACCGAGCAGGTCCTCAAGGATGCCAAGACCATCGAGACGCACGAAGGCCAAGAGCCCAACCTGGCCCAGAACGCCTTAGGCATAACCGTTCAGGCGCTCACCCCTGCCATTGCAGAGCACTTCAGCTTGGGTGAGAAAGTTGGCGTTCTAGTCTCCCACGTCCAGAGCAATAGCGAGGCGGCCTCCGCAGGAATTCGACGAGGCGACATCATTACAGCCATCGGGGACCACTCAACAGATTCCATCCAAGCATTTCAGGAGGCAATTGAGGCAGCGAGCGGTCAAACCGAGGTGGACCTCCGGCTCCATCGGGGCGACGGCCGTCACGACCTCATCCTCAAACTAAACTCCACTAACGAGTGA
- the cysE gene encoding serine O-acetyltransferase — MGWWTTIKRDIDVVFERDPAARSAIEVIFCYPGFHAILLHRLSNGLWGRRLYFVARLVSHINRFLTGIEIHPGAQIGPGFFIDHGMGVVIGETAEIGENCTIYHGVTLGGTSLKKEKRHPTLCNNVVVGAGAKILGPFTVGDNAIVGAGSLVIRSVPPYSTVVGVPAKVVFQKGRKRDTKKVDLDHHLLPDPSGLAIEELLKRVEALEAEIEKLKAEETEAPTPAGHPSASQG; from the coding sequence GTGGGCTGGTGGACAACCATTAAGCGCGACATTGATGTGGTATTCGAACGGGATCCGGCTGCCCGGTCTGCCATCGAGGTCATCTTCTGCTACCCGGGCTTTCACGCAATCCTCCTTCACCGACTCTCTAACGGGCTTTGGGGCCGCCGGCTCTATTTTGTCGCCCGCCTGGTCTCTCACATCAATCGGTTCCTTACTGGTATTGAGATTCACCCCGGGGCCCAGATAGGCCCGGGCTTCTTCATCGACCATGGGATGGGCGTCGTGATCGGCGAGACGGCCGAGATCGGCGAGAACTGCACCATCTACCACGGGGTGACCCTCGGAGGCACGAGCCTCAAGAAGGAAAAGCGCCACCCGACCCTGTGCAACAACGTGGTCGTGGGGGCCGGGGCGAAGATTCTCGGGCCCTTCACGGTGGGCGACAACGCGATCGTGGGGGCGGGGAGCCTGGTCATCCGCTCCGTACCCCCCTATAGCACCGTGGTGGGGGTGCCCGCCAAGGTGGTGTTCCAGAAAGGCCGGAAGCGGGACACAAAGAAGGTCGACCTCGACCACCATCTCCTCCCCGACCCCTCCGGGTTAGCCATCGAAGAGCTCCTTAAGCGGGTCGAAGCCCTGGAGGCAGAGATCGAGAAGCTCAAGGCCGAGGAGACGGAGGCACCGACGCCCGCGGGCCACCCCTCGGCAAGCCAGGGATAG
- a CDS encoding radical SAM protein, translating into MARPTVLLLNPPGNQRIMRDYFCSKVSKGSYYYHPVDLLFLSGWLGEHYHVRVLDSVVQRLSPRATLAYVKTLRPAAVVALTAAPSFVEDQALFRAIKANGAPRLFVTGDIVLDHGTHLLQTHREIDGLLLDFSTPDILDLLEGRPSQNAIYRDGNGEVVSTPVTRGRGVFAIPRPRHELFPLEAYRFILARRRHFATVLSDFGCPFPCQYCISGHLGFKLRELDGVLEEIDHLHRLGLREIFFRDQTFGVHKSRTLELCARLASIVPRFGWVCFSRTDVLDEELLDAMQEAGCHTIIFGLETVNHDLLAGYGKAIPRETTEATLRACARRGVRTLGTFILGLPGEDEGAVRQTIRWATELPLDFATFNIATPRMGTSFRRLALAQGWADPNRLDLDSSLGEPAITTERLDPERLAALRIEAVRAFYGRPTYVARRIAGARSWHDLYSLWSEGAGMVRGLLNR; encoded by the coding sequence ATGGCGCGACCCACCGTCTTGCTGCTCAACCCGCCTGGCAATCAGCGCATCATGCGGGATTATTTCTGCTCCAAGGTCTCGAAGGGCTCCTATTATTATCATCCAGTGGACCTTCTGTTTTTGAGCGGATGGCTTGGGGAGCATTACCACGTCCGCGTCCTTGACTCCGTCGTCCAACGTTTGAGTCCGCGCGCTACCCTCGCCTACGTCAAGACTCTTCGTCCGGCCGCGGTTGTAGCCCTCACCGCCGCCCCCTCCTTTGTCGAGGACCAGGCCCTCTTTCGGGCCATCAAGGCCAACGGTGCCCCGCGCTTATTCGTTACCGGGGACATCGTCCTCGACCACGGGACCCACCTCCTGCAGACCCACCGGGAAATCGATGGCCTCCTTCTCGATTTCTCCACTCCCGACATCCTCGACCTCTTGGAAGGCCGGCCGAGCCAGAACGCCATCTACCGGGACGGGAACGGAGAGGTCGTATCGACCCCCGTGACCAGGGGTCGTGGCGTATTCGCCATCCCCCGGCCTCGGCACGAGCTCTTCCCCCTAGAGGCGTATCGCTTCATCCTCGCCCGGCGCCGCCACTTTGCAACCGTACTCAGCGACTTCGGCTGCCCATTTCCCTGTCAATACTGCATAAGCGGTCACCTGGGCTTCAAACTCCGAGAGCTCGACGGGGTCTTAGAGGAGATCGATCACCTACACCGCCTGGGCTTGAGAGAGATTTTCTTTCGAGATCAAACGTTCGGAGTCCACAAGAGCCGAACGCTGGAGCTCTGCGCGCGTCTAGCGTCAATTGTCCCTCGGTTCGGGTGGGTGTGCTTTTCACGGACCGACGTTCTCGACGAAGAGCTGCTAGATGCCATGCAGGAGGCCGGCTGCCATACGATCATCTTCGGCCTGGAGACGGTCAACCATGATCTGCTGGCCGGCTATGGCAAGGCCATCCCCAGGGAGACCACCGAGGCGACCCTTCGGGCGTGCGCCCGTCGGGGGGTTCGCACGCTAGGGACCTTCATCCTGGGACTGCCGGGGGAGGATGAGGGGGCCGTGCGCCAAACCATCCGGTGGGCTACCGAGCTTCCCTTGGATTTCGCCACCTTCAACATAGCTACCCCGCGCATGGGCACCTCCTTTCGTCGGCTCGCCCTCGCGCAGGGCTGGGCCGACCCCAATCGGCTCGACCTCGACAGCTCCCTCGGTGAGCCGGCCATCACTACAGAGCGCTTGGACCCCGAGCGATTGGCGGCGCTTCGCATCGAAGCCGTCCGGGCCTTCTACGGCCGGCCCACCTATGTGGCCCGCCGCATAGCCGGGGCCCGTAGCTGGCACGATCTTTATTCGCTCTGGTCGGAGGGTGCAGGCATGGTCCGGGGCCTTTTGAACCGCTAA